From a single Oceanobacillus kimchii X50 genomic region:
- a CDS encoding nucleoside recognition domain-containing protein — translation MSANSKQTFALVGLESVGKSAIFRQLTGNQAGVETNIKGSTVVLTSGFIKEAPTIRVVDTPGIRYENDSHTTKMTLEQAEDLDQLILVVKSSRLREELQLLEDQLNLKGRNITVIVTHKDKYLPTEKERQFIKDLLNVPVIWCNSRLLHSSDLKGILKSLSLSSEWKLNRHILQFLPSEKEIKEDNWFETMMVHRFLGPLISILLMICMFAFPVFLAFLFSSYFETITENIIISPLENIFMNYSAWIQELFIGQYGVLTLGWFSFLWAFPVVILMGISTSIAEETGIQEHITYALDPYLRKIGLTGRDLIPVLTGFGCNVVAVMQSRSCSSCTRGACISMISFGSACSYQIGASLSLFGAAGHPILFIPYIFLLFVVGAIHTRLWQKNGVPSTMMSSLPYLQRMTWRGTVFRVKTIVKQFLLQAMPIFILICLIASALNYFDIIRVLSVWIAPLLGIFSLPAEAAPGVVFSILRKDGMMILNEGQGTLLQSIGVWQLFIVVYLASTISSCLVTLYSITKELGYKYALSTFSKQFVTSIISTFILSIILYALYN, via the coding sequence GTGAGTGCTAATTCAAAACAAACATTTGCTTTAGTCGGCTTAGAATCTGTAGGTAAGTCTGCTATATTTAGGCAATTAACAGGAAATCAAGCTGGAGTGGAAACGAATATAAAAGGTTCTACCGTCGTACTTACTTCTGGTTTTATAAAAGAAGCACCTACGATTAGGGTCGTGGATACTCCGGGAATTCGTTATGAGAATGACAGCCATACAACCAAAATGACGTTAGAACAGGCGGAGGATTTAGATCAGCTGATTCTAGTGGTCAAATCCTCTCGTTTAAGAGAAGAACTTCAATTGTTAGAAGATCAGTTGAATTTAAAAGGGAGAAATATCACAGTTATTGTGACGCATAAAGATAAATATTTACCGACGGAAAAAGAGAGACAGTTCATTAAAGATTTATTAAACGTACCAGTCATTTGGTGTAATAGTCGACTACTGCATTCTTCTGATTTAAAGGGCATTCTAAAGTCACTTTCCCTTTCTTCAGAATGGAAGTTAAACAGACATATACTGCAATTTCTTCCATCAGAGAAAGAAATTAAAGAAGATAATTGGTTTGAAACCATGATGGTGCATCGATTTTTGGGGCCATTGATATCTATATTATTAATGATTTGTATGTTTGCTTTTCCGGTCTTCCTAGCTTTTCTATTTTCCAGTTACTTCGAGACAATCACCGAAAATATAATTATTTCGCCGCTGGAAAATATTTTTATGAATTATTCTGCATGGATACAGGAATTATTTATCGGTCAATATGGTGTACTGACACTTGGATGGTTTTCGTTTCTATGGGCCTTTCCAGTCGTTATTCTTATGGGCATAAGTACATCGATAGCAGAAGAGACAGGGATTCAAGAACATATTACCTATGCATTGGATCCATACTTGCGAAAAATAGGATTAACTGGTAGAGATTTGATTCCAGTATTAACCGGATTTGGTTGCAATGTAGTGGCAGTAATGCAAAGCAGAAGTTGTAGTAGCTGTACTAGAGGCGCATGTATTTCCATGATTTCATTTGGCTCTGCCTGTAGTTATCAGATAGGGGCATCTTTATCATTATTTGGAGCAGCTGGACATCCTATATTATTTATTCCTTATATTTTTCTACTGTTTGTTGTTGGGGCAATCCATACTAGGTTATGGCAAAAAAATGGTGTGCCATCTACAATGATGAGCTCTCTTCCATATTTACAACGAATGACATGGAGAGGGACTGTGTTTCGTGTTAAAACGATCGTGAAGCAATTTCTTCTCCAAGCAATGCCTATATTTATATTGATATGTCTGATTGCTTCTGCGCTTAACTATTTCGATATAATACGCGTTTTATCGGTATGGATAGCACCATTATTAGGAATATTTTCGTTACCAGCAGAAGCTGCTCCAGGTGTCGTATTTTCTATCCTTCGAAAAGATGGAATGATGATTTTAAACGAAGGACAAGGAACGCTATTACAATCAATTGGAGTTTGGCAATTGTTTATTGTCGTTTATTTAGCATCTACCATCTCATCTTGCTTGGTGACGTTGTATTCGATAACAAAGGAATTAGGCTATAAATATGCATTAAGTACTTTCTCCAAACAATTTGTTACTTCGATTATAAGCACATTTATATTATCGATAATCTTATATGCGTTATATAACTAA